From the Clostridium putrefaciens genome, one window contains:
- a CDS encoding sialidase, which yields MEIPYENNYSNDYRSLNENYDVSLADTRAPQQDVNRILALLNIQRPYLVRNFERFGVSRVLTNIYFSIAISYTIDNANRYSGNINQRTNAIFNNFRRSYTWIFISLRSSGVPNKVIDSTFKEVIEFTLMNTGTPTPPNPPTPSNRWSNWEDLGGVLSFGPGVSSWSPNRLDTFVTGTDNALYHKWWNGSRWSDFEKLGGVLTSAPAAVSWANNRIDVFGRGTDNAMWHIFWDGSRWSNWESLGGTLTSSPAVSSWARNRLDTFVRGTDNALYHKWWNGSRWSDWESLGGRLTSAPTAVSWGNNRIDVLARGDGNRLYHIFWNGSRWSSWQNLGGNITSAPAVSSRASNRLEVFARGQNNQLMTMSWNGSRWSNWSNIGGTITSDPSAVSWGPNRTDVFARGRNNAMWHIWRN from the coding sequence ATGGAAATTCCTTACGAAAATAACTATTCAAATGACTATCGATCTTTAAATGAAAACTATGATGTGTCTCTAGCCGATACTAGGGCTCCTCAGCAAGATGTAAATAGAATACTTGCACTTCTTAACATTCAAAGGCCGTATCTTGTACGAAATTTTGAAAGATTCGGTGTAAGTCGTGTACTTACTAATATATATTTTAGTATTGCTATATCCTACACCATAGACAATGCTAATAGGTATAGTGGAAACATAAATCAAAGAACAAATGCTATATTTAATAATTTCAGAAGAAGTTATACTTGGATATTTATTTCTTTACGTTCTAGTGGGGTTCCTAACAAAGTAATTGATAGCACCTTTAAAGAGGTAATAGAATTTACTTTAATGAATACTGGTACACCTACTCCTCCTAATCCACCTACCCCATCTAATAGATGGAGTAACTGGGAAGACCTTGGTGGTGTCTTATCTTTTGGTCCTGGTGTTTCTTCATGGTCACCTAATAGACTGGATACCTTTGTAACAGGAACTGACAATGCCTTATATCACAAATGGTGGAATGGATCAAGGTGGAGTGATTTTGAAAAACTAGGTGGTGTATTAACTTCTGCTCCTGCTGCTGTTTCATGGGCAAATAATAGAATTGATGTATTTGGAAGAGGTACAGACAATGCTATGTGGCATATCTTCTGGGATGGTTCAAGATGGAGCAACTGGGAAAGCCTTGGTGGTACTTTAACCTCTTCCCCTGCAGTTTCCTCATGGGCTCGTAATAGACTTGATACCTTTGTACGCGGCACTGATAATGCCTTATATCATAAATGGTGGAATGGTTCTAGGTGGAGTGATTGGGAAAGTCTTGGTGGAAGATTAACCTCAGCTCCCACTGCTGTTTCCTGGGGAAATAATAGAATTGATGTTTTAGCTCGTGGCGATGGCAATCGTTTGTATCACATATTCTGGAATGGCTCTAGATGGAGCAGTTGGCAAAACCTTGGTGGAAATATAACCTCAGCTCCTGCAGTATCTTCTAGAGCATCTAATAGACTTGAAGTATTTGCAAGAGGCCAAAATAATCAACTAATGACAATGTCATGGAACGGATCACGTTGGAGCAATTGGAGTAATATTGGAGGCACTATAACATCTGATCCATCTGCAGTATCTTGGGGTCCAAACAGAACTGACGTATTTGCTAGAGGCAGAAATAATGCAATGTGGCATATTTGGAGAAATTAA
- a CDS encoding ABC transporter permease/substrate-binding protein, which produces MVTLISTLEERKEQLVTALFQHMQISFISIFIAVLIAVPLGIYLIRHKRLSEPIIQIASVFQTIPSLALLGILIPLVGIGQVPAVIALVIYAILPILRNTYTGIKEIDPVLIEAAEAMGMNRRKQLYKVQLPLAMPVIMAGVRTSMVLIISTATLAALIGAGGLGDLILLGIDRNNNDLILIGAVPAALLAIVFDVLLRYLEKVSLKRSMIAIGIAVMVISYVVVLPYFTTQKKEVIIAGKLGSEPEILINMYKLIIEEETDLNVILKPGLGKTSFLFNAINSGDIDVYTEFTGTVLETFIKENAISHEPDEVYEQARIGLEENFGMEFLIPMKYNNTYTIAVSEDIANEHNLTKISDLENIEGNVKAGFTLEFVDREDGYKGIKKVYGLNFHNIKTMEPKLRYSAIKSGDINLLDAYATDSELKQYNLKVLEDDKNFFPPYQGAPLMLKKTLEKYPQIKEPLNKLSGKITEDEMRKMNYEVNVEGKLSKDVAKEYLEKEGLLK; this is translated from the coding sequence ATGGTTACATTAATTTCAACTCTTGAAGAACGTAAAGAACAATTAGTAACTGCGCTTTTTCAACATATGCAGATTTCCTTTATTTCAATATTTATAGCTGTACTTATTGCGGTTCCTCTTGGAATATATCTAATACGGCATAAGCGTTTATCAGAGCCAATTATACAAATAGCATCTGTTTTTCAGACTATACCATCTCTTGCTCTTCTTGGAATACTTATTCCATTAGTAGGAATTGGTCAGGTTCCTGCTGTTATTGCACTTGTGATTTATGCGATTTTACCAATACTTAGGAATACCTATACTGGCATTAAAGAAATTGACCCTGTATTAATAGAAGCTGCTGAGGCTATGGGTATGAATAGGAGAAAGCAACTTTATAAAGTTCAACTACCACTTGCAATGCCTGTTATTATGGCTGGAGTTAGAACGTCTATGGTTTTAATAATCAGTACAGCTACACTTGCTGCTTTAATTGGAGCTGGTGGGCTTGGAGATTTAATTCTTCTAGGTATTGATCGTAATAACAATGATCTCATTTTAATTGGAGCAGTACCTGCAGCACTTCTTGCTATTGTTTTTGATGTACTACTTCGTTATCTTGAAAAGGTATCTTTAAAAAGGAGTATGATAGCAATTGGCATAGCTGTTATGGTAATATCTTATGTTGTTGTTCTACCATATTTTACAACGCAAAAGAAAGAAGTCATTATTGCAGGAAAGCTTGGATCGGAACCTGAAATTTTAATTAATATGTATAAACTTATAATTGAAGAGGAGACGGATCTTAATGTAATCTTAAAACCTGGACTTGGAAAAACAAGTTTCCTTTTTAACGCCATAAATTCAGGCGATATCGATGTATATACTGAATTTACAGGGACAGTTCTAGAAACATTTATAAAAGAAAATGCAATAAGTCACGAACCAGATGAGGTTTATGAGCAAGCACGAATTGGCCTTGAGGAAAACTTTGGAATGGAATTTTTAATACCTATGAAATACAATAATACTTATACTATTGCTGTATCTGAAGACATTGCAAATGAACATAACCTTACAAAGATATCAGATTTAGAAAATATAGAAGGTAACGTTAAAGCAGGATTTACATTAGAATTTGTAGACAGGGAAGATGGGTATAAAGGTATTAAAAAAGTTTATGGATTAAATTTTCACAATATAAAGACTATGGAACCAAAACTACGTTACAGTGCAATAAAATCAGGTGATATTAATTTACTTGATGCATATGCTACAGATAGTGAACTTAAGCAATATAATCTTAAGGTATTAGAAGATGATAAAAACTTCTTCCCTCCTTACCAAGGAGCACCACTTATGCTTAAAAAGACTCTTGAAAAGTATCCACAAATAAAAGAGCCGTTAAATAAACTTTCAGGTAAAATAACAGAGGATGAAATGCGTAAAATGAATTATGAAGTCAACGTAGAAGGAAAATTATCTAAAGATGTTGCAAAGGAATATCTTGAAAAAGAGGGGTTACTTAAATAG
- a CDS encoding bifunctional metallophosphatase/5'-nucleotidase — translation MNTKKILSLLVTLSISLSTITSFNLKSAKAATTGDDVTVTILQSSDVHGRFIPWDYSGDEANTKGSMTQISSILKDVRSKSSNVILVDAGDAIQDNSVETFNKGAEQPMVTAMNYLNYDVWTMGNHEFNFGLDTLKNVTNQFKTGQAIVGNLYKEDGTRFMPAYSIVERNGIKVGVIGMTTPLIEKFEAGTDHLKGVHTTDPVEETKKVVKELEGKVDVMVGLIHMGEDNENEISNTGITDLANAVPELSVIFAGHMHKQIDGKLINGVLVTEPSKYGERLSKVDLTFKKENDKYVLKDKKSNVIDVSKYKSDKDLEAKLQPFHNILRDEANKVIGELKVMPLVPNEQIKGIPEIQIAPTALTTFLNEVQLYYSKADAVAIGIENERARLDVGPIKKKDIAFNYRYTGGETTVYEVSGKDLKDYMEWSAAYFNQLKEGDITPSFNPSRRNSKYSTNDIFGGINYNIDLSKPAGNRIVNLTYRDGKAIKHTDTLKLGLNSYRMGQLLSKGGALEGRSNIKKLWSSKDEYGEDAGTIRNRSIDYIMNVKGGIIDGHVAENWSLLGIDKSSKEYDLVTKLVQKGILTVPTSEDGKYTNVASINTNDIPKEELDSLYAKHKIHDDKQLPIIEDSSKEDSSNNEIKDKEPSNDSPKTNINYGALPKTGSPIGLSLIIFLGISLTATGMVLFKKDKQ, via the coding sequence TTGAATACTAAAAAAATATTAAGTCTTTTAGTAACCCTTTCCATATCATTATCCACTATTACATCATTTAATTTAAAATCAGCAAAAGCTGCAACTACTGGAGATGATGTAACTGTTACCATTTTACAAAGTTCTGATGTCCATGGAAGGTTTATTCCTTGGGACTATTCAGGAGACGAAGCTAATACTAAGGGAAGCATGACTCAAATTTCTTCTATCCTAAAAGATGTAAGATCTAAAAGTTCTAATGTTATATTAGTAGATGCAGGAGATGCCATTCAGGATAATTCTGTAGAAACTTTTAATAAAGGGGCCGAGCAACCTATGGTCACTGCTATGAATTATCTAAACTATGACGTTTGGACTATGGGTAATCATGAATTTAATTTTGGATTAGATACTCTAAAAAATGTAACCAATCAATTTAAAACAGGACAAGCCATTGTAGGAAATCTTTATAAAGAAGATGGTACTAGATTTATGCCTGCTTACTCTATAGTAGAAAGAAACGGCATAAAAGTAGGGGTTATAGGTATGACTACCCCACTTATTGAAAAATTTGAAGCTGGAACTGATCATTTAAAAGGTGTTCATACTACAGATCCTGTAGAAGAAACTAAAAAGGTAGTAAAGGAACTTGAAGGAAAAGTAGATGTGATGGTTGGACTTATTCATATGGGTGAAGATAACGAAAACGAAATTTCAAATACAGGAATCACTGATTTAGCTAATGCCGTTCCTGAACTTTCCGTTATATTTGCAGGACATATGCATAAACAAATTGATGGGAAGCTTATAAATGGAGTACTTGTAACAGAGCCCTCAAAATATGGAGAACGTTTATCTAAGGTAGATTTAACCTTTAAGAAGGAAAATGATAAGTATGTTCTTAAAGATAAAAAGTCTAATGTTATTGACGTATCAAAATATAAATCAGATAAAGACCTTGAAGCTAAGTTACAACCTTTCCATAATATCTTAAGAGATGAGGCAAATAAGGTTATTGGTGAACTTAAAGTTATGCCTTTAGTCCCTAATGAGCAAATTAAAGGTATACCTGAAATTCAAATAGCCCCAACAGCTCTTACTACATTTTTAAATGAAGTTCAATTATATTATAGCAAAGCGGATGCAGTAGCTATAGGTATAGAAAATGAAAGAGCAAGATTAGATGTAGGACCTATAAAGAAAAAGGACATAGCCTTTAATTATAGATATACTGGTGGTGAAACTACAGTATATGAGGTTTCTGGAAAAGACCTAAAAGATTACATGGAATGGTCAGCTGCATACTTTAATCAACTTAAAGAAGGTGACATCACTCCAAGCTTCAACCCTTCTAGAAGAAATTCAAAGTACAGTACTAATGATATCTTTGGCGGAATAAACTACAATATAGATCTATCAAAACCTGCTGGAAATAGAATTGTTAATTTAACTTATAGAGACGGAAAAGCGATCAAACATACAGATACCCTTAAACTAGGTCTTAATTCCTACCGTATGGGGCAATTATTATCAAAAGGTGGTGCTCTCGAAGGAAGATCTAACATCAAAAAATTATGGTCCTCTAAAGACGAATATGGTGAAGATGCTGGTACCATAAGAAATCGTTCTATAGATTATATAATGAATGTTAAAGGTGGCATAATAGATGGACATGTAGCTGAAAATTGGTCACTTTTAGGTATAGATAAATCTTCTAAAGAATATGACCTTGTAACAAAACTAGTACAAAAAGGAATCCTAACTGTTCCAACTAGTGAAGATGGAAAGTATACAAATGTTGCTTCTATAAATACAAATGATATTCCAAAAGAAGAATTAGATAGCCTTTATGCTAAACATAAAATTCATGACGACAAACAGTTGCCTATTATTGAAGATAGTAGTAAGGAAGATAGTAGTAATAATGAAATAAAAGATAAAGAGCCTTCAAATGACTCTCCAAAAACTAATATAAATTATGGCGCCTTACCTAAGACAGGATCTCCTATAGGATTATCTCTTATAATTTTCTTAGGTATATCATTAACTGCCACAGGTATGGTATTATTTAAAAAAGACAAACAATGA
- a CDS encoding ABC transporter ATP-binding protein yields the protein MIKFENVSKYYPNDNIAVKSLNLNIRDGEFFVLIGPSGCGKTTTLKMINRLVDISQGTIYINNKKISEYNIHELRWDIGYVLQQIGLFPHMTIEENIAIVPELKKWDKKKVNERITELLESVGLEPDKYRKRKPSELSGGEQQRVGVVRALAGDPKIILMDEPFSALDPISRQKLQQDIVKLQKRIEKTIVFVTHDMQEALALGDRICVMKDGEVVQCDTPTNIISNPKNDFVENFFKSGNAYNTCVLKGEYKVKDLIDIELYNHYKYKTQNNNIIIDDESSFEDLLKLLKDEELILVRHKGQIIGTIDSNNVVKFISMQLEKGGDV from the coding sequence ATGATTAAATTTGAAAATGTATCTAAATATTATCCTAATGATAATATAGCTGTGAAATCTTTAAATTTAAACATTAGAGATGGAGAGTTTTTTGTACTTATAGGGCCTAGTGGCTGTGGTAAAACTACTACACTTAAAATGATTAATAGGTTAGTAGATATTAGCCAGGGTACAATTTATATAAATAATAAAAAAATAAGTGAGTACAATATTCATGAATTAAGATGGGATATAGGATATGTACTTCAGCAAATAGGACTTTTTCCTCACATGACTATTGAGGAGAATATAGCTATTGTTCCAGAACTTAAAAAATGGGATAAGAAAAAGGTTAATGAAAGAATAACAGAGCTTCTAGAAAGTGTTGGACTTGAACCTGATAAGTATCGTAAAAGGAAGCCATCAGAGCTTTCAGGAGGAGAACAACAACGTGTAGGTGTAGTTAGGGCTCTTGCTGGTGATCCTAAGATAATTTTAATGGATGAGCCTTTTAGTGCATTAGATCCAATTAGTAGACAAAAACTTCAACAAGACATAGTAAAACTTCAAAAAAGGATTGAAAAGACTATTGTTTTTGTAACCCATGATATGCAAGAAGCGTTGGCTCTTGGAGATAGGATTTGTGTCATGAAAGATGGAGAAGTGGTTCAATGTGATACACCAACAAACATTATAAGTAACCCTAAAAATGATTTTGTAGAAAACTTTTTTAAGTCAGGAAATGCATATAATACATGCGTTCTAAAAGGAGAGTATAAAGTAAAGGACTTAATTGATATAGAACTTTATAATCATTATAAATACAAAACTCAAAATAATAATATAATCATAGATGATGAATCATCCTTTGAAGATTTACTTAAGTTATTAAAAGATGAGGAATTAATTTTGGTAAGGCATAAAGGACAAATTATTGGAACAATTGACTCTAATAATGTGGTTAAATTTATATCTATGCAACTTGAAAAAGGCGGTGATGTTTAA
- a CDS encoding HAD family hydrolase, producing the protein MKLDSIIFDLDGTLWDSTAEVVRSFNKTLSKYSEVKEKLTIDDIKGIMGFTIEDISLKFFPYLNKKKGLEIIKKCCEEECGYLENRGGILYPRVEENLKRLAATHKLFIVSNCQCGYIEAFFKAHGLSKYFIDYENPGRTGLLKGENIKLIIDRNNLKSPIYVGDTKGDLKAARFASIPFIYARYGFGEVKDYDYVVDKFEEVYEIVMS; encoded by the coding sequence ATGAAACTAGACAGTATTATATTTGATTTAGATGGTACATTATGGGATTCAACAGCTGAAGTTGTTAGGTCATTTAATAAAACATTAAGTAAATATAGTGAAGTAAAAGAGAAACTAACAATAGATGATATAAAAGGGATTATGGGATTTACAATAGAAGATATTTCACTTAAATTTTTCCCCTACTTAAATAAGAAAAAGGGACTTGAAATCATTAAAAAATGTTGTGAAGAGGAATGTGGTTATTTAGAAAATAGGGGTGGCATCTTATACCCTAGAGTAGAAGAAAATCTAAAAAGGTTAGCCGCTACGCATAAATTATTCATAGTCAGTAACTGCCAATGTGGTTATATTGAAGCATTTTTTAAGGCACATGGGTTAAGTAAATATTTTATTGACTATGAAAATCCAGGTAGAACAGGACTTCTTAAAGGTGAAAATATAAAATTAATAATAGATAGAAATAATTTAAAAAGCCCAATATATGTAGGGGATACTAAAGGAGATTTAAAGGCAGCAAGATTTGCCTCTATACCTTTTATTTATGCAAGATATGGCTTTGGAGAAGTTAAAGACTATGATTATGTAGTTGATAAATTCGAAGAAGTTTATGAAATAGTAATGTCTTAA
- a CDS encoding transposase: MNTNYLKQMLTYINKVYHIGKKINTLKDKRIKFSAKVSTISFVVLFGFILQIRSFNRLEHLLEKNKFKKLLPKKTKVPRIDTVRRSLSDFDLEGLNNMHNQIIKTAVKNKVFRASTMDGLKVVAIDGVELFESTKKCCDKCLSRVHNGGVTHYFHRSVVCSTVGSDPHLILGQEMLEPKTDGSNKDEGETTGGKRLINRLYKEFHHFADIIVADALYCKSTWIKEVLSIGMNAVVRVKDERLHIVKDALALFKCREPNKKWVVNRKSNNYIKIKAWDEENFEMSNSEIKVRFIKFIEEVHKKDKVEIKESWIITTDKFTSVETLWKIMHKRWDIENNAFHQLKTEWHLDHCFLHSPTGVETVLMFIVIAFNLMQLYFFRCIRGFRRKRMLQINIIEDLRDEMLLVQDWINPIFDTT; encoded by the coding sequence ATGAACACAAATTATTTAAAACAAATGCTCACCTATATTAATAAGGTATATCATATAGGCAAAAAAATCAATACCTTAAAGGATAAAAGAATAAAATTTTCTGCAAAAGTTTCAACAATCTCCTTTGTGGTATTATTTGGGTTTATACTTCAAATAAGAAGTTTCAATAGATTAGAACACTTACTTGAAAAAAATAAATTTAAAAAGTTGCTACCTAAGAAAACTAAAGTGCCACGTATTGATACCGTTAGGCGCTCATTAAGCGACTTTGACTTAGAAGGTTTAAATAATATGCACAATCAAATAATAAAAACTGCGGTAAAAAATAAAGTCTTTAGAGCTAGTACTATGGATGGTTTAAAGGTAGTGGCAATAGATGGTGTAGAATTATTTGAAAGCACCAAAAAGTGTTGTGATAAATGTCTTAGCCGAGTTCACAATGGTGGAGTTACTCATTATTTTCACAGGTCAGTAGTATGTTCAACTGTAGGCTCTGATCCGCACCTTATTTTAGGACAGGAAATGCTTGAACCTAAAACAGATGGATCAAATAAGGATGAAGGTGAAACTACCGGAGGGAAACGCCTAATCAATAGGCTATATAAAGAATTTCATCATTTTGCAGATATCATAGTCGCTGACGCTCTATATTGTAAATCCACCTGGATTAAAGAAGTGCTATCAATTGGAATGAACGCAGTAGTACGAGTTAAAGATGAAAGACTTCATATTGTCAAAGATGCATTAGCTTTATTCAAGTGCAGGGAGCCAAATAAAAAGTGGGTTGTGAATAGAAAAAGTAACAACTATATAAAAATAAAAGCCTGGGATGAAGAAAATTTTGAAATGTCTAATTCAGAGATAAAAGTAAGATTTATAAAGTTTATAGAAGAAGTACATAAAAAAGATAAAGTAGAAATCAAAGAATCATGGATTATAACTACAGACAAATTTACTTCAGTAGAAACTTTGTGGAAGATAATGCATAAAAGATGGGATATTGAAAATAATGCGTTTCATCAGTTAAAAACGGAGTGGCATTTAGATCATTGCTTTCTTCATAGTCCAACAGGCGTAGAAACAGTGCTTATGTTTATAGTAATAGCCTTTAACTTAATGCAATTATATTTTTTTCGGTGCATTAGAGGGTTTAGAAGAAAAAGGATGTTGCAGATAAATATAATTGAGGATTTAAGGGATGAGATGCTATTAGTACAAGATTGGATAAATCCTATCTTCGATACTACTTAA
- a CDS encoding CAP domain-containing protein, whose translation MRKRFITLIICAALTGTGLMGGTIKSGNEWVNPLRAILGIESVKKDKEDHVVEKTTIVEGNATKKEDTIEEIKKDETSDVAELVVNGQAKQEKVFNKTTLDNDVTLEDNIVDYNINEASKDNDFSVELLRSNRTSRVYRPSRGTVRTKPSVTPAQTPNVTPIPNKSKAVVTNTPTPIPSPAPKATPTPIPTPAPSQAPIVRPATVKPSTEAVTSDANLEAKVEQLIFNRVNAERSKAGMSQLSYNSTMEKYARIKSKDMSDRGYFDHKNPEGQLITVQMAKDGVSFTAWGENIAYIGGISDANAIADKFMTNWMNSSGHRANILSSKFTSLGVGIYKSGNKYYATQEFYK comes from the coding sequence ATGAGAAAAAGATTTATCACACTAATTATATGTGCTGCATTAACAGGTACTGGATTAATGGGAGGAACAATTAAAAGTGGCAATGAGTGGGTTAATCCACTAAGGGCTATTTTAGGAATAGAAAGTGTAAAGAAGGATAAAGAAGATCATGTAGTAGAAAAGACTACTATAGTTGAGGGTAATGCTACTAAAAAGGAAGATACTATAGAAGAGATTAAAAAGGACGAAACTAGTGACGTTGCTGAATTAGTAGTAAATGGACAAGCAAAGCAAGAGAAGGTTTTTAATAAAACTACATTAGATAATGATGTTACATTAGAAGATAACATTGTGGATTATAATATTAATGAGGCTAGTAAAGATAATGATTTTTCTGTTGAACTATTAAGATCAAATAGAACTTCAAGGGTGTACAGACCTTCAAGAGGAACTGTAAGGACAAAACCATCGGTAACGCCTGCACAAACACCTAACGTTACACCTATACCTAATAAATCTAAAGCAGTAGTTACAAATACACCAACACCAATACCATCACCAGCACCAAAAGCTACACCAACACCAATACCAACACCAGCACCATCACAGGCACCAATAGTTAGGCCTGCCACTGTTAAGCCATCTACAGAAGCAGTAACAAGTGATGCAAACCTTGAAGCAAAGGTTGAGCAATTAATATTTAATAGAGTAAATGCAGAAAGATCTAAAGCTGGGATGTCTCAGTTAAGCTACAACAGTACAATGGAAAAGTATGCAAGAATTAAATCAAAAGATATGTCTGATAGAGGTTATTTTGATCATAAGAACCCTGAAGGACAACTCATAACGGTTCAAATGGCTAAAGACGGAGTTTCATTTACAGCTTGGGGTGAAAATATAGCTTATATAGGTGGTATTTCTGATGCAAATGCTATTGCTGATAAGTTCATGACAAATTGGATGAATTCATCAGGACATAGAGCAAACATATTATCATCTAAATTTACAAGCCTAGGAGTGGGCATTTATAAATCAGGAAATAAATACTATGCTACTCAAGAATTTTATAAATAA
- a CDS encoding M4 family metallopeptidase, with translation MKKKAFIILTAFLVAAMVPTQISYGFDLGSTVKGKDEILKQFEELSKGEEKIYLQKDNGIQIFVKGTLSEELTPSVDKVIEFMNDSRELFEISNEYNDFSLKEVEKDELGFTHVSLEQIFDGKKIYEKNVKAHFNDNGELITITGTLENRIDSIEKESSNPITSEEAIEIAKGSKEFYELSEEVVAENYIYYKDSKAYEVYKVNIVYDMPTFGSWDIFVDVYSGKIIECKNLIREDNALGSGIAVNGDERSLNLYKSGIKHYLQDRTKNMGGYISTYTANYRNTTNGSLINNETNTINDPAAVSAHSYAGVVYDFYKNMFNRNSIDNKGMSINSVAHYGSAYNNAFWNGYKMVYGDGDGRLFAPLSGDLDVVAHEMTHGVTTHSCNLNYENQPGALNESMSDIFGVLTQTYDKYNVANGGTWEFNSYDWVVGDEIYTPSVPGDALRSLVNPTLYNQPGHMNNYKNLPNTPSGDNGGVHINSGIPNKAGYLVAQSIGCEKTARIYYRALTVYFNPTTNFEQAKLGLVQSAQDLYGVNSTESKSVKDAYTAVGVN, from the coding sequence GTGAAAAAGAAAGCTTTTATAATTTTAACCGCATTTTTAGTTGCAGCCATGGTTCCTACTCAAATATCTTATGGATTTGATTTAGGCTCAACAGTAAAAGGAAAAGACGAAATCTTAAAACAATTTGAGGAACTAAGCAAAGGTGAAGAAAAGATATATTTACAAAAGGATAATGGTATTCAAATTTTCGTAAAGGGAACCTTGTCAGAGGAATTAACCCCTTCCGTGGATAAGGTTATTGAATTTATGAATGATAGTAGAGAACTTTTCGAAATTTCTAATGAATATAATGATTTTTCATTAAAGGAAGTAGAGAAGGATGAACTTGGATTTACCCATGTATCTTTAGAACAAATTTTTGATGGTAAAAAGATATATGAAAAAAATGTTAAAGCACATTTTAATGATAATGGGGAATTAATAACAATAACTGGTACTCTTGAAAATAGAATTGATTCTATAGAGAAGGAGAGTAGTAATCCTATAACTTCAGAAGAAGCTATAGAAATAGCTAAAGGTTCTAAGGAGTTTTATGAATTAAGTGAAGAGGTTGTAGCAGAAAATTATATTTATTATAAAGATTCTAAGGCCTACGAAGTTTATAAAGTTAATATAGTTTATGATATGCCTACCTTTGGAAGCTGGGATATATTTGTAGATGTTTATAGTGGGAAGATTATAGAATGTAAGAATCTTATAAGGGAAGATAATGCTTTAGGATCTGGTATTGCTGTAAATGGAGATGAAAGAAGTTTAAACCTTTATAAATCAGGTATAAAACATTATCTTCAAGATAGAACAAAAAATATGGGTGGATATATTAGCACCTATACAGCTAATTATAGAAATACCACAAATGGATCTTTAATCAATAATGAAACTAACACTATTAATGATCCAGCAGCAGTAAGTGCTCACAGTTATGCAGGAGTTGTATATGATTTTTATAAAAATATGTTTAATAGAAATAGTATAGATAATAAAGGAATGTCAATAAATTCAGTAGCACATTATGGATCAGCTTATAATAATGCTTTTTGGAATGGTTACAAGATGGTTTATGGGGATGGAGACGGTAGATTATTTGCACCACTTTCAGGAGATTTAGATGTAGTAGCACATGAAATGACTCACGGTGTAACAACTCATAGTTGTAATTTAAATTATGAGAATCAACCAGGTGCTCTTAATGAATCTATGTCAGATATATTTGGTGTTTTAACTCAGACTTATGATAAATATAATGTTGCTAATGGTGGGACATGGGAGTTTAATTCTTATGATTGGGTGGTTGGAGATGAAATTTATACTCCAAGCGTACCAGGAGATGCTCTAAGAAGCTTAGTAAATCCTACGTTATACAATCAACCAGGTCATATGAACAATTATAAAAACTTGCCAAATACACCTTCAGGAGATAATGGTGGCGTTCACATTAACTCTGGTATCCCAAATAAGGCTGGATATTTAGTAGCCCAAAGTATAGGATGTGAAAAAACAGCTCGAATTTATTATAGAGCTTTAACAGTATATTTTAATCCTACTACTAATTTTGAACAAGCAAAACTTGGACTAGTTCAATCAGCGCAAGATTTATATGGAGTTAATTCAACAGAATCTAAATCAGTAAAGGATGCATATACAGCTGTTGGGGTTAATTAG